From Procambarus clarkii isolate CNS0578487 chromosome 65, FALCON_Pclarkii_2.0, whole genome shotgun sequence, one genomic window encodes:
- the LOC123748135 gene encoding lachesin → MCQINTDPMISQMGHLEVLRPPEIDDALSSGDVVATEGDRAVLKCVATGHPPPSVTWVREDSATIMVSDGLITKPVSSWEGETLELNRVSRDDMGAYLCIARNTVPPQVSKRVQLHVHFHPIIQVPNQLIGSPYGSDVTLECKVEASPKPVTFWQNSQGEMLMSSGKYGVTEEHNKPGGYAVHMKLTLHDLTAADIGLFTCVAKNSIGEVESNINVYYIAPPTTTPPRMVPNFIETNRIEDGEDTPMSSPGVLTDLATGEATDRDTYRQGPSEGSGGDPWQARPRHNTGPFVPTSGGASLPGLRPWFPENSEMDASSSSSSSSASSANSILILSAWRRRRLHHPITLLSVGIALAALWSRL, encoded by the exons ATGGGCCACCTTGAGGTGCTGCGTCCTCCTGAGATCGACGATGCTCTGAGCTCTGGAGATGTGGTGGCCACGGAGGGGGACCGGGCCGTGCTCAAGTGCGTGGCCACaggtcaccctccaccctcaGTCACCTGGGTCAGGGAGGACTCCGCCACCATCATGGTCTCCGACGGTCTCATTACCAAGCCAG TGTCGTCGTGGGAAGGTGAGACGCTGGAGTTGAACCGAGTGTCGAGGGACGACATGGGGGCCTACCTGTGCATCGCTCGCAACACCGTTCCTCCACAGGTCTCCAAGCGCGTCCAACTTCATGTTCACT TTCACCCCATCATACAAGTACCGAACCAGTTGATTGGCTCACCGTACGGAAGTGACGTCACCCTGGAGTGTAAAGTGGAGGCGTCCCCTAAACCTGTCACCTTCTGGCAGAACAGTCAAG GAGAGATGCTGATGTCGTCGGGGAAGTACGGAGTGACCGAGGAACACAACAAGCCGGGGGGCTACGCCGTGCACATGAAGCTCACCCTCCACGACCTCACCGCAGCCGACATCGGCCTCTTCACCTGCGTCGCCAAGAATTCCATTGGCGAAGTGGAGTCCAATATCAACGTGTATT ACATCGCGCCCCCCACAACGACGCCGCCCCGCATGGTGCCAAACTTCATCGAGACCAACCGCATCGAGGACGGCGAGGACACGCCCATGTCCTCGCCAGGCGTCCTCACCGACCTGGCCACGGGCGAGGCCACGGACAGGGACACGTACCGGCAGGGGCCGTCAGAGGGCTCCGGAGGGGACCCGTGGCAGGCCAGACCGCGGCACAACACCGGCCCCTTCGTACCCACCTCCGGCGGCGCCTCCCTCCCTGGCCTCAGGCCCTGGTTCCCCGAGAACAGCGAGATGGatgcctcttcctcctcttcatctTCCTCCGCCTCTTCTGCCAACAGCATCCTCATCCTCAGCGCCTGGCGCCGACGCCGTCTCCACCACCCCATCACACTTCTCTCCGTGGGAATTGCCCTGGCAGCGCTGTGGTCACGACTCTAG